CCTATATGAGGTTTGCAGAGCACAGGCCAGCGGATGAAGCTCAGGCTGTCTATCTTGCAGAGCTCGAAAATCAGCGCATGAAACTGGAGACTGATGCTCTTTCAAAAATCACCAATAAAGTTACCATGGCAGGAAGTATAACTCTTGAGAACGGGGAAGAGTTTTTAGTAAATTCCCAGTCTTACAATATCCTGCTTTCAACAGACCAGAATCGGGAAAACAGGAAAAGATGTTATGATCAAAGGTTTTACCATCTGATAAATGAGTCCGATTCAATGGCTTCTCTCTATTCGGAAAAAGCCCGACTTGATGACCTTGCTGCAGGCCAACTAAACTACCCGGACTCTTACGAATCCAGTCTGTACAACCTTTATCTCACAAAAAATCAGGTTGAGGATATGAATACGGTTTTTAAGGAGAGAAAAGCCGTATTTGAAGCTTATAATGAGTTCAGGAAGAAAAAGCTAGGGTTTGAGACCCTCAGGCCGTATGACCTTATGCTACAGTTGACAGGTCAAGGTCAACCTGCTAAAAGTTATACTTACATAGATGCTGTACAGGAGATCCAGAAATCCTATGCCGGGATGGACCCCCGCTTCAACGAAATTTTCTTAAAAACAGTAACCGGAAATTTCATAGACGTATATCCTGCACCTGAAAACGGAAAACAGCCCGGAGGTTACTGTTACGGGCTCTTTGCTCTGAAGGCTCCGGCTCTGATTTTTATGAACTACAACGGCATTATCAGTGACCAGAAGACTCTTACTCATGAGCTCGGGCACGGAATTAATTTCTATCTGATGGGTAATTCCGTGGATTATCTCTACTGCACAGGCCAGATATATGAAATGGAGGTCCCATCCACTTTCAACGAAGAACTCTTTGTTGATTATGTGGTCGAAAACTTGGATAAGGAAACCGCAGTTGCCGTGCTTGCCCAGCATATAGGGGAATACCAGAACTACTTTACCCGCCAGCCAATGATCACAGAATTCGAATATAAGGCCCACCAGCTCTGTGCTGAAAAAAGCAATGAAAACGGAATTGTCAATGGAGCAGA
The Methanosarcina sp. WWM596 DNA segment above includes these coding regions:
- a CDS encoding M3 family oligoendopeptidase yields the protein MVFTVFSGCGTSGKAEKSSISTGESHMFKELNLDEVTTEWNNSYLFSSREDALEKLGALKKSSEQINETYRPEFENLSGTALLRYLEAEKEFSRSIDILYTYAYTQLTKNVNDKFFISLLSDTQDLITEYKKVNAFATVKLTSLNKGDWDRLFSEEPKLEVYRAYLEATYMRFAEHRPADEAQAVYLAELENQRMKLETDALSKITNKVTMAGSITLENGEEFLVNSQSYNILLSTDQNRENRKRCYDQRFYHLINESDSMASLYSEKARLDDLAAGQLNYPDSYESSLYNLYLTKNQVEDMNTVFKERKAVFEAYNEFRKKKLGFETLRPYDLMLQLTGQGQPAKSYTYIDAVQEIQKSYAGMDPRFNEIFLKTVTGNFIDVYPAPENGKQPGGYCYGLFALKAPALIFMNYNGIISDQKTLTHELGHGINFYLMGNSVDYLYCTGQIYEMEVPSTFNEELFVDYVVENLDKETAVAVLAQHIGEYQNYFTRQPMITEFEYKAHQLCAEKSNENGIVNGAELNALWTALSKEYRSDSVEYYAEDSAEWTYINHIYLTNNYYTFNYAISKAITLALFKQYREGPETFNKNYISYLSAGSTMPPEEKLKKYFGIEINRQLFEDAMYVVELRIQELNKLENG